From a single Anomaloglossus baeobatrachus isolate aAnoBae1 chromosome 4, aAnoBae1.hap1, whole genome shotgun sequence genomic region:
- the LMOD2 gene encoding leiomodin-2 → MSSFGYRREISKYEDIDEDELLASLSPEELQELERELEDIEPDRNLPVGMRQKSLTEKSPTANFSREALMAYWEKETQKLMEREIGASSESSKEEEDEGSEEDDFIGSNSEISEEVYTEEEEEEEEEAVTEEEEPVTEEEEQEEESEKEDSGKEDIKEEAAYVEKDCPAIKIPMQIPEIKCNGVAVENGFGANHIKYNRPADETVSNKTSTSLVFSNPTVIDEALESIKINDPETFEINLNNMENAKVDTLVAFAEALKNNTNVKIFNLANTHADDNVAIAIANLLRVNRSITCLNIESNFITGKGILAIMRALQYANNVLTELRFHNQRHIMGSQVEMEIVKLLRDNTSIVKLGYHFELPGPRMSMTSILTRNMDKQRQKRIQEQKESGYDPSSNLRTKTLQRGTPGSSPYPSPKSSPWSSPKISRKVQSTVTIPAPPPPPPPPPTPPPPPPAPPILPIIQEKKIPTRNIAELIKQHERSAKKIQNGHSKTKGKKSKKEKEQNNILKEIKNSLRAISDKKNEESSRPSTPQRSAHDDLMESIRGSSIRQLKKVEIPNVLR, encoded by the exons ATGTCTTCCTTTGGATACAGAAGAGAGATCAGCAAGTATGAAGATATTGATGAAGATGAGCTACTTGCTTCCCTGTCACCAGAGGAGCTCCAAGAGCTGGAAAGAGAATTGGAGGACATTGAACCAGACCGCAATCTTCCGGTCGGAATGAGGCAAAAAAGTTTAACAGAGAAATCTCCAACTGCTAATTTCAGCAGAGAAGCCCTAATGGCATACTGGGAGAAAGAAACCCAAAAGTTAATGGAGAGAGAAATTGGTGCAAGTTCAGAG AGTTCTAAAGAGGAGGAAGATGAGGGAAGTGAAGAAGATGATTTTATAGGAAGTAACAGTGAGATATCTGAAGAGGTTTatacagaagaagaggaagaagaagaagaggaagcagTGACTGAAGAAGAGGAACCAGTGACTGAAGaagaggagcaggaagaagaaagtgaAAAGGAGGATAGTGGAAAGGAAGACATCAAAGAAGAGGCTGCATATGTGGAAAAGGATTGCCCAGCTATAAAAATCCCTATGCAGATACCAGAAATAAAGTGCAATGGAGTTGCTGTGGAGAATGGCTTCGGTGCGAATCACATCAAATATAACAGACCAGCTGATGAAACAGTGAGCAATAAGACATCTACAAGTCTTGTATTCTCAAACCCAACTGTCATTGATGAAGCTCTAGAAAGCATCAAAATCAATGACCCTGAGACTTTCGAAATCAATCTAAATAACATGGAAAATGCAAAAGTGGACACATTGGTGGCATTTGCAGAAGCTCTGAAAAACAATACTAATGTTAAAATATTCAATTTAGCCAACACGCACGCTGATGACAATGTGGCAATAGCTATTGCTAATTTGCTGCGGGTTAATAGGAGTATTACATGCCTAAATATTGAATCCAATTTTATAACAGGCAAGGGAATTTTAGCCATAATGAGAGCTCTTCAGTATGCAAACAATGTGCTAACAGAATTGCGATTTCACAATCAAAGACATATTATGGGAAGCCAAGTAGAAATGGAAATAGTAAAGTTGCTAAGAGACAATACAAGCATTGTCAAGCTTGGTTATCATTTTGAGCTGCCAGGGCCTCGCATGTCTATGACAAGCATCCTCACTCGAAATatggacaaacagagacagaaaagAATACAGGAACAAAAGGAATCCGGTTATGACCCTTCATCCAACCTAAGGACCAAGACTTTGCAGAGAGGAACTCCAGGGTCTTCACCATACCCTTCACCTAAAAGCTCACCGTGGTCCTCTCCAAAAATCAGTAGAAAAGTTCAATCTACTGTCACTATACCAGCACCCCCAccacctcctccaccacctccaacaccaccaccaccacctcctGCTCCACCAATACTTCCAATAATTCAAGAAAAAAAGATTCCAACTAGAAACATAGCTGAACTTATTAAGCAACATGAAAGATCagccaaaaaaattcaaaatggACATAGTAAGACaaaggggaaaaaaagcaaaaaagaaaaagaacaaaatAATATTTTAAAAGAAATTAAAAATTCATTAAGAGCAATTTCAGACAAAAAAAATGAAGAAAGTTCTAGACCATCTACGCCACAAAGGTCTGCACATGATGATCTTATGGAATCTATAAGAGGCAGCAGTATAAGACAGCTTAAGAAG GTGGAAATTCCAAATGTGCTTCGATAA